Proteins encoded within one genomic window of Equus przewalskii isolate Varuska chromosome 3, EquPr2, whole genome shotgun sequence:
- the THAP9 gene encoding DNA transposase THAP9 isoform X2 encodes MLQMSKKRLVSVKNYRMIKKRKGLRLIDALVEEKLLSEETECLLRAQFSDFKWELYNWRETAEYSTEMKQFACTLYLCSSKVYDYVRKILKLPHSSILRTWLSKCKPSPGFNSNVFSFLQQRVENGDQLYQYCSLIIKGISLKQQLQWDPSSHHLQGFMDFGLGKLDADETPLASETILLMAVGISGHWRTPLGYFFVNKASGYLQAQLLRLTIGKLSDIGITVLAVTSDVTAHSVQMAKALGILIDGDNMKCTFQHPSSSSQQIAYFFDSCHLLRLIRNAFQNFQSIQFINGTAHWQHLVELVALEEQELSNMERIPGKLANLKNHVLKMNCAAQLFSESVASALECLLSLGLPRFQNCIGTIHFVRLVNNLFDIFNSRNCYGKGLKGPLWPETYSKINHVLIEAKTIFVTLSDTSNNQIIKGKRKLGFLGFLLNAESLQWLYQNYVFPKVMPFPYLLTYKFSQDHLELFLKMLRKLLVTSSHPTCMAFQKAYHNLETRYRPQDEVFLREVSILDISLAQRTDLALWTIQHQYGVSVTKTPFHKEDICQDWSDCSLSEALVDLSEHRRNLTCCAGYVANKLSALLTCEDCISALYASDLRASKIGSLLCIKKKNGLHFPSESLCRVINICERVVRTHSRMSVCELLPKQKELYLQQKIFCELSGHIYLFVDLDEHLFDGEVCAINHFIKLLKDIIVCFLKIRAKDVAQYPLKHHSERTEMKTFLRKHWSSLQDYRISRFANTSKFRHLLSNDGYPFK; translated from the exons ATGCTACAGATGTCCAAAAAAAGACTTGTTTCTGTAAAAAACTACAGGATGATCAAGAAGAGAAAGGGCTTACGATTAATTGATGCCCTTGTAGAAGAGAAACTACTTTCTGAAGAAACAGAATGTCTGCTACGAGCACAGTTTTCAG ATTTTAAGTGGGAGTTGTATAACTGGAGAGAAACAGCTGAGTACTCCACAGAAATGAAACAATTTGCGTGTACACTCTACTTGTGCAGTAGCAAAGTCTATGATTATGTAAGGAAGATTCTTAAGCTCCCTCATTCTTCCATCCTCAGAAC atgGTTATCCAAATGCAAACCCAGTCCAGGTTTCAACAGCaacgttttttcttttcttcaacaaaGAGTAGAGAATGGAGACCAGCTCTATCAATATTGTTCACTGATAATAAAAGGTATATCTCTCAAACAACAACTTCAGTGGGACCCCAGCAGTCACCATTTGCAAGGGTTTATGGACTTTGGTCTCGGCAAACTTGATGCTGATGAAACGCCACTCGCCTCAGAAACCATTTTGTTAATGGCAGTGGGTATTTCTGGTCATTGGAGAACACCTCTTGGTTATTTTTTTGTAAACAAGGCCTCTGGATATTTGCAAGCTCAGCTGCTTCGTCTGACTATTGGCAAACTGAGTGACATAGGGATCACAGTTCTGGCTGTTACGTCTGATGTTACAGCCCATAGTGTTCAGATGGCAAAAGCATTGGGGATACTTATTGATGGAGACAATATGAAGTGTACGTTTCAGCATCCTTCATCTTCTAGTCAACAGATTGCATACTTCTTTGATTCTTGCCACTTGCTCAGATTAATAAGAAATGCCTTTCAGAATTTTCAAAGCATTCAGTTTATTAATGGCACAGCACATTGGCAGCACCTTGTGGAGTTAGTAGCACTAGAAGAACAGGAATTATCAAATATGGAAAGAATCCCAGGAAAACTTGCAAATTTGAAAAACCATGTACTGAAAATGAATTGTGCCGCCCAACTCTTCAGTGAGAGCGTGGCCAGTGCGTTAGAATGCCTGCTGTCGTTAGGCCTGCCTCGTTTTCAAAACTGTATTGGTACCATCCATTTTGTACGCTTAGTTAACAATCTGTTTGACATTTTTAATAGTAGGAACTGTTATGGAAAGGGACTTAAAGGTCCTCTTTGGCCCGAAACTTATAGTAAAATTAATCACGTGTTAATTGAAGCCAAGACTATTTTTGTTACATTATCTGACACTAGcaataatcaaataattaaaGGTAAGCGGAAACTAGGATTCCTGGGATTTTTGCTTAATGCTGAGAGCTTACAATGGCTCTACCAAAATTATGTTTTCCCAAAGGTCATGCCTTTTCCATATCTTCTGACTTACAAATTCAGTCAAGATCACTTGGAGTTATTTCTAAAGATGCTCAGAAAGCTATTAGTGACCAGTTCTCACCCTACCTGCATGGCATTCCAGAAAGCTTACCATAATTTGGAAACCAGATACAGACCGCAAGATGAAGTTTTTCTAAGAGAAGTAAGCATCCTTGACATTTCACTTGCTCAAAGGACAGACTTGGCCCTTTGGACCATTCAGCATCAGTATGGTGTCAGCGTTACAAAGACTCCTTTTCACAAAGAGGATATTTGCCAAGACTGGTCTGATTGTTCGCTAAGTGAGGCACTCGTAGACCTGTCAGAGCATAGGCGAAATCTCACCTGTTGTGCTGGTTATGTTGCAAATAAGTTATCGGCTCTTTTAACGTGCGAGGACTGCATCAGTGCCCTGTATGCGTCGGATCTCCGAGCTTCTAAAATTGGGTCACTCTTGtgtattaaaaagaagaatggtTTGCATTTCCCTTCAGAAAGTCTATGTCGAGTCATAAATATTTGTGAGCGAGTTGTAAGAACCCACTCAAGAATGTCAGTTTGTGAATTACTTCCTAAACAGAAGGAATTGTATCTTCAACAGAAAATATTCTGTGAGCTTTCTGggcatatttatctttttgtagATTTAGATGAGCATCTCTTTGATGGAGAAGTGTGTGCCATCAATCACTTTATCAAGTTACTAAAGGATATAATAGTCTGTTTCTTAAAGATCAGAGCTAAAGATGTAGCTCAGTATCCTTTGAAACACCATTCAGaaagaactgaaatgaaaacttttttaagaaaacactGGTCATCTTTACAGGATTACAGAATTTCACGTTTTGCTAATACCAGTAAATTCAGGCATTTGCTAAGTAATGACGGCTATCCATTCAAATGA
- the THAP9 gene encoding DNA transposase THAP9 isoform X1 gives MTRSCSAVGCSTRDTVLSRERGLSFHQFPTDTIQRSKWIRAVNRVDPRSKKIWIPGPGAILCSKHFQESDFESYGIRRKLKKGAVPSVSLYKVLQGVHLKGKARQKILKQPLPDNSQEVATEDHNYSLKRPLTVGAEKLAEVQQMLQMSKKRLVSVKNYRMIKKRKGLRLIDALVEEKLLSEETECLLRAQFSDFKWELYNWRETAEYSTEMKQFACTLYLCSSKVYDYVRKILKLPHSSILRTWLSKCKPSPGFNSNVFSFLQQRVENGDQLYQYCSLIIKGISLKQQLQWDPSSHHLQGFMDFGLGKLDADETPLASETILLMAVGISGHWRTPLGYFFVNKASGYLQAQLLRLTIGKLSDIGITVLAVTSDVTAHSVQMAKALGILIDGDNMKCTFQHPSSSSQQIAYFFDSCHLLRLIRNAFQNFQSIQFINGTAHWQHLVELVALEEQELSNMERIPGKLANLKNHVLKMNCAAQLFSESVASALECLLSLGLPRFQNCIGTIHFVRLVNNLFDIFNSRNCYGKGLKGPLWPETYSKINHVLIEAKTIFVTLSDTSNNQIIKGKRKLGFLGFLLNAESLQWLYQNYVFPKVMPFPYLLTYKFSQDHLELFLKMLRKLLVTSSHPTCMAFQKAYHNLETRYRPQDEVFLREVSILDISLAQRTDLALWTIQHQYGVSVTKTPFHKEDICQDWSDCSLSEALVDLSEHRRNLTCCAGYVANKLSALLTCEDCISALYASDLRASKIGSLLCIKKKNGLHFPSESLCRVINICERVVRTHSRMSVCELLPKQKELYLQQKIFCELSGHIYLFVDLDEHLFDGEVCAINHFIKLLKDIIVCFLKIRAKDVAQYPLKHHSERTEMKTFLRKHWSSLQDYRISRFANTSKFRHLLSNDGYPFK, from the exons ATGACCCGAAGTTGCTCGGCAGTGGGCTGCAGCACCCGGGACACCGTGCTGAGCCGGGAGCGCGGCCTCTCCTTCCACCA ATTTCCAACTGATACCATACAGCGCTCAAAATGGATCAGGGCTGTTAATCGTGTGGACCCCAGAAGCAAAAAGATTTGGATCCCAGGACCAGGTGCTATACTATGTTCCAAACATTTTCAAGAAAGTGACTTTGAGTCATATGGCataagaagaaagctgaaaaaaggaGCTGTGCCTTCTGTTTCTCTATACAAG GTTCTTCAAGGGGTACACCTTAAAGGTAAAGCAAGACAGAAAATCCTAAAACAGCCACTTCCTGATAATTCTCAAGAGGTTGCTACTGAGGACCACAACTACAGTTTAAAGAGGCCTTTGACAGTGGGTGCAGAGAAACTGGCTGAGGTGCAACAGATGCTACAGATGTCCAAAAAAAGACTTGTTTCTGTAAAAAACTACAGGATGATCAAGAAGAGAAAGGGCTTACGATTAATTGATGCCCTTGTAGAAGAGAAACTACTTTCTGAAGAAACAGAATGTCTGCTACGAGCACAGTTTTCAG ATTTTAAGTGGGAGTTGTATAACTGGAGAGAAACAGCTGAGTACTCCACAGAAATGAAACAATTTGCGTGTACACTCTACTTGTGCAGTAGCAAAGTCTATGATTATGTAAGGAAGATTCTTAAGCTCCCTCATTCTTCCATCCTCAGAAC atgGTTATCCAAATGCAAACCCAGTCCAGGTTTCAACAGCaacgttttttcttttcttcaacaaaGAGTAGAGAATGGAGACCAGCTCTATCAATATTGTTCACTGATAATAAAAGGTATATCTCTCAAACAACAACTTCAGTGGGACCCCAGCAGTCACCATTTGCAAGGGTTTATGGACTTTGGTCTCGGCAAACTTGATGCTGATGAAACGCCACTCGCCTCAGAAACCATTTTGTTAATGGCAGTGGGTATTTCTGGTCATTGGAGAACACCTCTTGGTTATTTTTTTGTAAACAAGGCCTCTGGATATTTGCAAGCTCAGCTGCTTCGTCTGACTATTGGCAAACTGAGTGACATAGGGATCACAGTTCTGGCTGTTACGTCTGATGTTACAGCCCATAGTGTTCAGATGGCAAAAGCATTGGGGATACTTATTGATGGAGACAATATGAAGTGTACGTTTCAGCATCCTTCATCTTCTAGTCAACAGATTGCATACTTCTTTGATTCTTGCCACTTGCTCAGATTAATAAGAAATGCCTTTCAGAATTTTCAAAGCATTCAGTTTATTAATGGCACAGCACATTGGCAGCACCTTGTGGAGTTAGTAGCACTAGAAGAACAGGAATTATCAAATATGGAAAGAATCCCAGGAAAACTTGCAAATTTGAAAAACCATGTACTGAAAATGAATTGTGCCGCCCAACTCTTCAGTGAGAGCGTGGCCAGTGCGTTAGAATGCCTGCTGTCGTTAGGCCTGCCTCGTTTTCAAAACTGTATTGGTACCATCCATTTTGTACGCTTAGTTAACAATCTGTTTGACATTTTTAATAGTAGGAACTGTTATGGAAAGGGACTTAAAGGTCCTCTTTGGCCCGAAACTTATAGTAAAATTAATCACGTGTTAATTGAAGCCAAGACTATTTTTGTTACATTATCTGACACTAGcaataatcaaataattaaaGGTAAGCGGAAACTAGGATTCCTGGGATTTTTGCTTAATGCTGAGAGCTTACAATGGCTCTACCAAAATTATGTTTTCCCAAAGGTCATGCCTTTTCCATATCTTCTGACTTACAAATTCAGTCAAGATCACTTGGAGTTATTTCTAAAGATGCTCAGAAAGCTATTAGTGACCAGTTCTCACCCTACCTGCATGGCATTCCAGAAAGCTTACCATAATTTGGAAACCAGATACAGACCGCAAGATGAAGTTTTTCTAAGAGAAGTAAGCATCCTTGACATTTCACTTGCTCAAAGGACAGACTTGGCCCTTTGGACCATTCAGCATCAGTATGGTGTCAGCGTTACAAAGACTCCTTTTCACAAAGAGGATATTTGCCAAGACTGGTCTGATTGTTCGCTAAGTGAGGCACTCGTAGACCTGTCAGAGCATAGGCGAAATCTCACCTGTTGTGCTGGTTATGTTGCAAATAAGTTATCGGCTCTTTTAACGTGCGAGGACTGCATCAGTGCCCTGTATGCGTCGGATCTCCGAGCTTCTAAAATTGGGTCACTCTTGtgtattaaaaagaagaatggtTTGCATTTCCCTTCAGAAAGTCTATGTCGAGTCATAAATATTTGTGAGCGAGTTGTAAGAACCCACTCAAGAATGTCAGTTTGTGAATTACTTCCTAAACAGAAGGAATTGTATCTTCAACAGAAAATATTCTGTGAGCTTTCTGggcatatttatctttttgtagATTTAGATGAGCATCTCTTTGATGGAGAAGTGTGTGCCATCAATCACTTTATCAAGTTACTAAAGGATATAATAGTCTGTTTCTTAAAGATCAGAGCTAAAGATGTAGCTCAGTATCCTTTGAAACACCATTCAGaaagaactgaaatgaaaacttttttaagaaaacactGGTCATCTTTACAGGATTACAGAATTTCACGTTTTGCTAATACCAGTAAATTCAGGCATTTGCTAAGTAATGACGGCTATCCATTCAAATGA
- the THAP9 gene encoding DNA transposase THAP9 isoform X3, translating to MTRSCSAVGCSTRDTVLSRERGLSFHQFPTDTIQRSKWIRAVNRVDPRSKKIWIPGPGAILCSKHFQESDFESYGIRRKLKKGAVPSVSLYKVLQGVHLKGKARQKILKQPLPDNSQEVATEDHNYSLKRPLTVGAEKLAEVQQMLQMSKKRLVSVKNYRMIKKRKGLRLIDALVEEKLLSEETECLLRAQFSDFKWELYNWRETAEYSTEMKQFACTLYLCSSKVYDYVRKILKLPHSSILRTFLIYKMRWMYQIFSKFPCPSTVFSFH from the exons ATGACCCGAAGTTGCTCGGCAGTGGGCTGCAGCACCCGGGACACCGTGCTGAGCCGGGAGCGCGGCCTCTCCTTCCACCA ATTTCCAACTGATACCATACAGCGCTCAAAATGGATCAGGGCTGTTAATCGTGTGGACCCCAGAAGCAAAAAGATTTGGATCCCAGGACCAGGTGCTATACTATGTTCCAAACATTTTCAAGAAAGTGACTTTGAGTCATATGGCataagaagaaagctgaaaaaaggaGCTGTGCCTTCTGTTTCTCTATACAAG GTTCTTCAAGGGGTACACCTTAAAGGTAAAGCAAGACAGAAAATCCTAAAACAGCCACTTCCTGATAATTCTCAAGAGGTTGCTACTGAGGACCACAACTACAGTTTAAAGAGGCCTTTGACAGTGGGTGCAGAGAAACTGGCTGAGGTGCAACAGATGCTACAGATGTCCAAAAAAAGACTTGTTTCTGTAAAAAACTACAGGATGATCAAGAAGAGAAAGGGCTTACGATTAATTGATGCCCTTGTAGAAGAGAAACTACTTTCTGAAGAAACAGAATGTCTGCTACGAGCACAGTTTTCAG ATTTTAAGTGGGAGTTGTATAACTGGAGAGAAACAGCTGAGTACTCCACAGAAATGAAACAATTTGCGTGTACACTCTACTTGTGCAGTAGCAAAGTCTATGATTATGTAAGGAAGATTCTTAAGCTCCCTCATTCTTCCATCCTCAGAAC tttcctaatctataaaatgaggtggATGTACCAGATCTTCTCAAAGTTTCCTTGCCCTTCAACAGTTTTCTCCTTTCATTGA
- the THAP9 gene encoding DNA transposase THAP9 isoform X4: MTRSCSAVGCSTRDTVLSRERGLSFHQFPTDTIQRSKWIRAVNRVDPRSKKIWIPGPGAILCSKHFQESDFESYGIRRKLKKGAVPSVSLYKVLQGVHLKGKARQKILKQPLPDNSQEVATEDHNYSLKRPLTVGAEKLAEVQQMLQMSKKRLVSVKNYRMIKKRKGLRLIDALVEEKLLSEETECLLRAQFSDFKWELYNWRETAEYSTEMKQFACTLYLCSSKVYDYVRKILKLPHSSILRT, encoded by the exons ATGACCCGAAGTTGCTCGGCAGTGGGCTGCAGCACCCGGGACACCGTGCTGAGCCGGGAGCGCGGCCTCTCCTTCCACCA ATTTCCAACTGATACCATACAGCGCTCAAAATGGATCAGGGCTGTTAATCGTGTGGACCCCAGAAGCAAAAAGATTTGGATCCCAGGACCAGGTGCTATACTATGTTCCAAACATTTTCAAGAAAGTGACTTTGAGTCATATGGCataagaagaaagctgaaaaaaggaGCTGTGCCTTCTGTTTCTCTATACAAG GTTCTTCAAGGGGTACACCTTAAAGGTAAAGCAAGACAGAAAATCCTAAAACAGCCACTTCCTGATAATTCTCAAGAGGTTGCTACTGAGGACCACAACTACAGTTTAAAGAGGCCTTTGACAGTGGGTGCAGAGAAACTGGCTGAGGTGCAACAGATGCTACAGATGTCCAAAAAAAGACTTGTTTCTGTAAAAAACTACAGGATGATCAAGAAGAGAAAGGGCTTACGATTAATTGATGCCCTTGTAGAAGAGAAACTACTTTCTGAAGAAACAGAATGTCTGCTACGAGCACAGTTTTCAG ATTTTAAGTGGGAGTTGTATAACTGGAGAGAAACAGCTGAGTACTCCACAGAAATGAAACAATTTGCGTGTACACTCTACTTGTGCAGTAGCAAAGTCTATGATTATGTAAGGAAGATTCTTAAGCTCCCTCATTCTTCCATCCTCAGAACGTAA